From one Pseudomonas fluorescens genomic stretch:
- a CDS encoding alpha/beta hydrolase: protein MAFFSLKRPRRWLYGLALASVIIGLPVGCAVLEHKERELLFRIEPGNASWYRGMPGGVQELELRPTSFKAEQNIHAWWWPAKNPDAPAILYLHGVRWNLTGQLFRIQQLHNLGYSVLAIDYRGFGQSRGELPSEATVYEDARVAWERLQALQPDPHKRLIYGHSLGGAVAVELAAQLGQQAHKAQRPVQARGLIIESTFTSLGDAATAVAKTSLPVRWLLSQKFDSIDKIADIGMPLLVVHGLDDRFVPPRFSEQLFAAAQQPKSLLLVPGATHNNSMSLAGQRYRQAIEAL from the coding sequence ATGGCATTTTTCTCGCTCAAGCGCCCTCGCCGCTGGCTCTACGGGCTGGCCCTGGCCAGCGTGATCATCGGCCTGCCGGTGGGCTGCGCGGTGCTTGAGCACAAGGAACGAGAGCTGCTGTTCCGTATCGAGCCGGGCAACGCCAGTTGGTACCGCGGCATGCCCGGCGGCGTGCAGGAGCTTGAGCTGCGGCCCACAAGCTTCAAGGCCGAGCAGAACATCCATGCCTGGTGGTGGCCGGCGAAAAACCCCGATGCGCCGGCCATCCTCTACCTGCACGGGGTGCGCTGGAACCTTACCGGCCAGCTGTTTCGCATCCAGCAGTTGCATAACCTCGGCTATTCGGTGCTGGCGATCGATTACCGCGGCTTTGGCCAGAGCCGTGGCGAGCTGCCGTCCGAGGCGACGGTCTACGAGGATGCGCGAGTGGCTTGGGAACGCTTGCAGGCGTTGCAGCCCGACCCGCACAAGCGCCTGATCTACGGGCACTCGCTAGGTGGCGCGGTGGCGGTCGAGCTGGCGGCGCAACTGGGGCAGCAGGCGCACAAGGCCCAGCGCCCGGTACAGGCGCGCGGCTTGATCATCGAATCGACCTTTACCTCCCTGGGCGATGCCGCTACGGCAGTGGCCAAGACCTCATTGCCGGTGCGCTGGCTGCTGTCGCAGAAGTTCGATTCGATCGACAAGATTGCCGATATCGGCATGCCGTTGCTGGTGGTGCATGGGCTGGACGACCGCTTTGTGCCACCGCGCTTCAGCGAACAGCTGTTCGCTGCGGCGCAGCAGCCCAAAAGCCTGCTGCTGGTGCCGGGGGCTACCCACAACAACAGCATGAGCCTGGCCGGCCAGCGTTACCGGCAGGCGATTGAAGCGCTGTGA
- a CDS encoding DUF2388 domain-containing protein, producing MRRLLLVSSLVFCLPFGSALAKVDAGDVATSAGVSASLYSTFKDDKRIIPARDDASSFIASDGAIRGVYLESMLQSIRAQNPDLKASDEELARAILLQDTFGAGQ from the coding sequence ATGCGCCGTTTACTGCTCGTTTCCTCGCTTGTGTTCTGTCTGCCCTTCGGCTCGGCCCTGGCCAAAGTCGACGCCGGTGATGTTGCCACCTCGGCCGGGGTATCCGCTTCGCTGTACTCGACTTTCAAGGATGACAAACGGATCATCCCGGCGCGTGACGATGCCTCATCGTTCATCGCCAGTGACGGTGCGATCCGCGGGGTGTATCTGGAGTCGATGCTGCAGAGCATCCGCGCGCAGAACCCGGACCTCAAAGCCAGCGACGAAGAGCTGGCCCGGGCAATCCTGCTGCAAGACACCTTCGGCGCCGGGCAGTAA
- the cydB gene encoding cytochrome d ubiquinol oxidase subunit II, with translation MAIQGIDLSIIWGVIIAFGLMMYVIMDGFDLGLGILFALIEDSRERDVMMNTVAPVWDGNETWLILGGAALYGAFPLAYAVILEALYLPLVLVLAGLIFRGVAFEFRFKAQAHKRHLWDKAFIGGSIVATFFQGVAIGTYICGIPVVDRQFAGGALDWLAPFPLLCGVGLLLTYALLGSTWLLIKTEGMLESRMRHYSRPLTYLLALVIVLICAWTAWIHADIAQRWLAGSHWMRSLLLALLAIGAVVVIQKTLRKRHSHLPFIGVVALVFLGYLGLAISIWPNIVPPGISLWQAASPPSSQLFALIGALFIIPVILVYTFWSYHVFRGKVKVGDAYH, from the coding sequence ATGGCAATTCAAGGCATCGACCTGTCGATCATCTGGGGCGTGATCATCGCCTTCGGGCTGATGATGTACGTGATCATGGACGGCTTCGACCTGGGCCTGGGCATCCTCTTTGCGTTGATCGAGGACTCCCGCGAGCGTGACGTGATGATGAACACCGTGGCACCGGTCTGGGATGGCAACGAAACCTGGTTGATCCTCGGCGGCGCGGCGCTGTATGGCGCCTTTCCACTGGCCTATGCGGTGATCCTCGAAGCGTTGTACCTGCCGTTGGTACTGGTGCTGGCCGGGCTGATCTTCCGTGGTGTGGCGTTCGAGTTCCGCTTCAAGGCCCAGGCGCATAAGCGTCACCTGTGGGACAAGGCATTCATTGGCGGCTCGATCGTCGCCACCTTCTTCCAGGGCGTGGCGATTGGCACCTACATCTGTGGTATACCGGTGGTCGACCGCCAGTTCGCCGGCGGCGCCCTCGACTGGCTGGCGCCGTTCCCGCTGCTGTGCGGCGTGGGCTTGCTGCTGACCTATGCCTTGCTCGGCAGCACCTGGCTGCTGATCAAGACCGAGGGCATGCTCGAGTCGCGCATGCGCCATTACAGCCGGCCGCTGACCTACCTGCTGGCCTTGGTGATCGTGCTGATCTGCGCCTGGACTGCCTGGATTCACGCCGATATCGCCCAGCGCTGGTTGGCCGGCAGCCACTGGATGCGTTCGCTGCTGCTGGCGCTGCTGGCCATCGGCGCGGTGGTGGTGATCCAGAAGACCCTGCGCAAGCGCCATTCGCACTTGCCGTTCATCGGCGTGGTGGCGCTGGTGTTCCTCGGTTACCTGGGCCTGGCCATCAGCATCTGGCCGAATATCGTGCCGCCTGGCATCAGCCTGTGGCAGGCCGCTTCGCCGCCGTCGAGCCAGCTGTTTGCCCTGATCGGTGCGCTGTTCATCATCCCGGTGATCCTGGTCTACACCTTCTGGAGCTACCACGTGTTTCGCGGCAAAGTGAAAGTCGGCGACGCCTATCACTGA
- a CDS encoding cytochrome ubiquinol oxidase subunit I, protein MLNLDALDLARIQFAFTVSFHIIFPAITIGLASFLAVLEGCWLKTSNPVYKDLYHFWSKLFAVNFGMGVVSGLVMAYEFGTNWARFSDFAGSITGPLLTYEVLTAFFLEAGFLGVMLFGWDRVGRRLHFFATIMVAIGTLISMFWILSSNSWMQTPQGIEIIDGRVAPVDWFKIVFNPSFPYRLMHMALAAFLCTAFFVGASAAWHLLRGNNTPQIRKMLSMAMWMILVATPVQIAVGDAHGLNTLEHQPAKIAAIEGHWQNTPGEPSPLVLFGLPDMQAETTRYSLEVPYLGSLILTHSLDKQIPALKSFAKEDRPNSTIIFWSFRVMAGLGMLMLLCALAALVLRRNGALYRNKAFLWLALLMGPSGLIALLAGWFTTEIGRQPWVVYGLLRTTQAASNHGALQMSVTLALFVVIYFSVFTVGIGYMMRLVRKGPNVADALHTDDATARRPLSAAD, encoded by the coding sequence ATGCTCAATCTGGATGCGTTGGATCTGGCGCGGATTCAGTTCGCCTTTACGGTCTCGTTTCACATCATCTTTCCGGCGATCACCATCGGCCTGGCCAGTTTTCTGGCCGTGCTCGAAGGCTGCTGGCTGAAAACCAGCAACCCGGTGTACAAGGACCTCTATCACTTCTGGTCCAAGTTGTTCGCGGTCAACTTCGGCATGGGCGTGGTCTCCGGCCTGGTCATGGCCTATGAGTTCGGCACCAACTGGGCGAGGTTCTCCGACTTTGCCGGGAGCATCACCGGGCCCTTGCTTACCTATGAGGTGCTGACCGCGTTCTTCCTCGAAGCGGGCTTTCTCGGCGTGATGCTGTTTGGCTGGGACCGGGTAGGGCGGCGCCTGCACTTTTTCGCGACGATCATGGTGGCGATCGGCACGCTGATCTCGATGTTCTGGATCCTCTCGTCCAACAGCTGGATGCAGACCCCGCAAGGCATAGAGATCATCGACGGCCGCGTGGCGCCGGTGGACTGGTTCAAGATCGTCTTCAACCCGTCGTTCCCTTACCGGCTGATGCACATGGCGTTGGCGGCGTTTCTCTGCACCGCGTTCTTTGTCGGCGCCTCGGCGGCCTGGCACCTGCTGCGCGGCAACAACACGCCGCAAATCCGCAAGATGCTGTCGATGGCCATGTGGATGATCCTGGTGGCAACGCCGGTGCAGATTGCCGTCGGCGATGCCCACGGCCTGAACACCCTGGAGCACCAGCCGGCGAAAATCGCCGCCATCGAAGGCCATTGGCAGAATACGCCCGGTGAACCGTCGCCGCTGGTGCTGTTCGGCCTGCCGGACATGCAGGCCGAAACCACGCGCTACAGCCTGGAAGTGCCGTACCTGGGCAGCCTGATCCTGACCCACAGCCTGGACAAGCAGATCCCGGCGCTCAAGAGTTTTGCCAAGGAAGACCGGCCCAACTCGACCATCATCTTCTGGAGCTTCCGGGTCATGGCCGGGCTCGGCATGTTGATGCTGCTGTGTGCCCTGGCGGCCCTGGTGTTGCGCCGCAACGGCGCGCTGTACCGCAACAAGGCGTTCTTGTGGCTGGCCTTGCTGATGGGCCCCTCGGGGTTGATCGCCTTGCTGGCCGGCTGGTTCACCACTGAGATCGGCCGCCAGCCCTGGGTGGTCTACGGCTTGCTGCGCACTACCCAGGCGGCCTCAAACCATGGCGCCTTGCAGATGAGCGTGACCCTGGCGTTGTTCGTGGTCATTTACTTCTCGGTGTTCACCGTCGGCATCGGCTACATGATGCGTCTGGTGCGCAAGGGCCCGAACGTCGCCGATGCGCTGCACACCGATGACGCCACCGCGCGCAGACCGCTGTCTGCGGCTGATTGA
- a CDS encoding FdhF/YdeP family oxidoreductase, translating into MSQDEHIKNYDAPAAGWGALKSVTKSWLGSENAFKNLRVMLKTNQNGGFDCPGCAWGESPESGMVKFCENGAKAVNWESTGRLVDPDFFARYSVTELARQSDYWLEYQGRLTHPMRYDAATDHYVETTWEDAFALIAKHLNSLESPDQAEFYTSGRASNEAAFLYQLFVRAYGTNNFPDCSNMCHEASGVGMSETLGVGKGTVVFDDLEHADAIFVIGQNPGTNHPRMLEPLREAVKRGAQVICLNPLKERGLERFQHPQHPFEMLSNGSEPTNTAYLRPALGGDMAVMRGIAKFLLQWEREAQAKGEPAVFDHAFIAEHTSGLDAYLAEVDATGWAHIVEQSGLNLAELELAARMYRRAERVIMCWAMGVTQHRHSVPTVQEIINLQLLRGNVGKPGAGLSPVRGHSNVQGDRTMGIDEQPPARLLDALEARFAFKAPRLHGHNAVLAIQAMEEQRAKVFIALGGNFAQATPDTPRTHDALRNCDLTAHIATKLNRSHLVTGRDALILPCLGRTEIDVQAEGPQGITVEDTFSMVHISHGQLKPCSPLLRSEPSIVAGIAKATLGDRPIDWEWTVADYSRIRDLIADVIPGFEDFNARLQHPGGFHLGNTAALREWHTQSGKAQFTASVLPAQLVNEEVLARGDTPDLILQTLRSHDQYNTTLYGLDDRYRGVFGLREVVFANEQDILRLGFKPNEKVDMVSLWEDGRERRVSGFTLVAYDIPPGQAAAYYPETNPLVPLESYGDRTFTPTSKFIAIKLEKASPDNLIPSAHV; encoded by the coding sequence ATGAGCCAAGATGAACATATAAAAAACTATGACGCCCCTGCCGCCGGTTGGGGGGCGCTGAAAAGCGTGACCAAGAGCTGGCTGGGCAGTGAAAACGCCTTCAAGAACCTGCGGGTGATGCTCAAGACCAACCAGAACGGCGGTTTCGACTGTCCGGGCTGCGCCTGGGGCGAGTCGCCGGAAAGCGGCATGGTCAAGTTCTGCGAGAACGGCGCCAAGGCGGTCAATTGGGAGTCCACCGGGCGTCTGGTCGATCCGGATTTCTTCGCGCGGTACAGCGTCACCGAACTTGCCCGGCAGAGCGATTACTGGCTCGAATACCAGGGCCGCCTGACCCATCCGATGCGCTATGACGCTGCCACCGACCACTACGTCGAGACCACCTGGGAGGACGCCTTCGCGCTGATCGCCAAGCACCTGAACAGCCTCGAGTCCCCCGACCAGGCCGAGTTCTACACCTCGGGCCGGGCCAGCAACGAGGCGGCGTTCCTCTACCAGCTGTTCGTGCGCGCCTATGGCACTAACAACTTCCCCGACTGCTCGAACATGTGCCATGAGGCCAGCGGCGTCGGCATGTCGGAAACCCTCGGGGTCGGCAAGGGCACCGTGGTATTCGACGACCTGGAGCACGCCGACGCGATCTTCGTCATCGGCCAGAACCCCGGCACCAACCATCCGCGCATGCTCGAACCACTGCGCGAGGCGGTCAAACGCGGTGCCCAGGTGATCTGCCTGAACCCGCTCAAGGAGCGCGGCCTGGAGCGCTTCCAGCACCCGCAGCATCCGTTCGAGATGCTCAGCAATGGCTCGGAACCGACCAACACCGCGTACTTGCGCCCGGCCCTGGGCGGCGACATGGCGGTGATGCGCGGCATCGCCAAGTTCCTGCTGCAATGGGAACGCGAAGCCCAGGCCAAGGGCGAGCCGGCGGTATTCGACCATGCCTTCATCGCCGAGCACACCTCGGGGCTGGACGCCTACCTGGCCGAAGTCGATGCCACCGGTTGGGCGCATATCGTCGAGCAGTCGGGTTTGAACCTGGCCGAGCTGGAGCTGGCCGCGCGCATGTACCGGCGCGCCGAGCGGGTGATCATGTGCTGGGCCATGGGCGTGACCCAGCACCGTCACTCGGTGCCGACCGTGCAGGAAATCATCAACCTGCAACTGCTGCGCGGCAACGTCGGCAAACCGGGCGCCGGGCTGTCGCCGGTGCGTGGCCACAGTAACGTGCAAGGCGACCGCACCATGGGCATCGACGAACAGCCCCCGGCACGCCTGCTCGATGCCCTGGAAGCGCGCTTTGCCTTCAAGGCCCCGCGCCTGCACGGGCACAACGCGGTGCTGGCGATCCAGGCCATGGAAGAACAGCGCGCCAAGGTGTTCATCGCCCTGGGCGGCAACTTCGCCCAGGCCACCCCGGATACCCCGCGTACCCACGATGCCCTGCGCAACTGCGATCTGACCGCGCACATCGCCACCAAGCTCAATCGCTCGCACCTGGTCACCGGTCGTGATGCGCTGATTCTGCCGTGCCTGGGCCGTACCGAAATCGACGTGCAGGCCGAAGGCCCGCAAGGCATCACCGTTGAAGACACCTTCAGCATGGTGCATATCTCCCACGGCCAGCTCAAACCCTGTTCGCCGCTGCTGCGCTCAGAGCCGTCGATTGTCGCCGGCATCGCCAAGGCCACCCTCGGTGACCGGCCGATCGACTGGGAGTGGACCGTCGCCGACTACAGCCGCATTCGCGACCTGATTGCCGATGTCATCCCGGGCTTCGAGGACTTCAACGCACGCCTGCAGCACCCCGGCGGCTTCCACCTGGGCAACACCGCGGCGCTGCGCGAATGGCACACGCAAAGCGGCAAGGCGCAGTTCACCGCGAGCGTACTGCCAGCGCAACTGGTCAACGAGGAGGTGCTGGCCCGTGGCGACACCCCGGACCTGATCCTGCAAACCCTGCGCTCCCACGACCAGTACAACACCACCCTGTACGGGCTCGACGACCGCTACCGTGGGGTGTTTGGCCTGCGTGAGGTGGTCTTCGCCAACGAGCAGGACATCCTTCGCCTGGGCTTCAAGCCCAACGAAAAGGTCGACATGGTGTCGCTCTGGGAAGACGGTCGCGAGCGTCGGGTCAGTGGCTTTACCCTGGTCGCCTACGACATTCCACCGGGGCAGGCTGCGGCCTACTACCCGGAGACCAATCCGCTGGTGCCGCTGGAAAGCTACGGCGACCGCACTTTCACCCCAACCTCGAAGTTCATCGCCATCAAGCTCGAGAAAGCCAGCCCCGACAACCTGATTCCCTCAGCGCACGTCTGA
- the moaA gene encoding GTP 3',8-cyclase MoaA encodes MSANGKQLVDGYSRKIDYLRMSVTDRCDFRCVYCMAEDMQFLPRQRILTLEELYQLAERFVAMGTRKIRLTGGEPLVRAGIVELCARIAALPGLRELCMTSNGSQLTRLAQPLFDAGLSRLNISLDSLDAERFKALTRTGDLAQVIAGIDAAHAAGFRRTKLNCVVLKGRNDDEVVDLVRFAIDRQLDISFIEEMPLGVISEHQRSESYCSSDEVRARIAEHFTLLESAESTQGPSRYWRLAEAPDIRIGFISPHSHNFCGSCNRVRLTVEGRLLLCLGNEHCADLKQVLRAHPGDTERLDKAIRQAMTLKPYSHNFDINGEVQILRFMNMTGG; translated from the coding sequence ATGAGTGCAAACGGCAAACAACTGGTCGACGGCTACAGTCGTAAAATCGATTACCTGCGCATGTCGGTCACCGATCGCTGCGACTTTCGCTGCGTCTATTGCATGGCCGAAGACATGCAGTTCCTGCCGCGCCAACGCATCCTCACCCTTGAGGAGCTGTATCAGCTCGCCGAGCGTTTCGTCGCCATGGGCACCCGCAAGATCCGCCTGACTGGAGGCGAGCCGCTGGTGCGCGCCGGCATCGTCGAACTGTGCGCCCGGATTGCCGCCCTGCCCGGCCTGCGCGAACTGTGCATGACCAGCAACGGCTCGCAGCTCACCCGCCTGGCCCAGCCGCTGTTCGATGCCGGCTTGTCGCGCCTGAACATCAGCCTCGACAGCCTCGATGCCGAGCGTTTCAAGGCCCTGACCCGCACCGGCGACCTGGCCCAGGTGATCGCCGGCATCGACGCCGCCCATGCCGCAGGCTTTCGCCGCACCAAGCTCAACTGCGTAGTGCTCAAGGGCCGCAACGATGATGAGGTAGTCGACCTGGTGCGCTTTGCCATCGACCGCCAACTGGACATCTCCTTCATCGAAGAAATGCCCCTGGGGGTGATCAGCGAGCACCAGCGCAGCGAGTCCTATTGCTCAAGCGACGAAGTACGCGCGCGCATCGCCGAGCACTTCACCCTGCTCGAATCGGCCGAATCGACCCAGGGCCCCTCGCGCTACTGGCGCCTGGCCGAAGCGCCGGACATCCGTATCGGCTTCATCTCGCCGCACAGTCACAACTTCTGCGGCAGTTGCAACCGCGTGCGCCTGACTGTTGAAGGCCGCCTGCTGCTGTGCCTGGGCAATGAACATTGCGCCGACCTCAAACAGGTCCTGCGCGCCCACCCGGGTGATACCGAGCGCCTGGACAAGGCCATCCGCCAGGCCATGACCCTCAAACCCTACAGCCATAACTTCGATATCAACGGTGAGGTGCAGATTTTGCGCTTCATGAACATGACTGGCGGCTAG
- a CDS encoding bestrophin family protein: MIVHPKPNLLNVLVSLKGSIAKRIARRSVMVTVLASLIVLVENLHPAFFAKVNATPFTLLGISLSIFMSFRNNACYDRWWEGRKAWGEMIIEVRSFIRESVVIADPQTRNSLLLALCGFAHALNARLRGEDELQAAQPWVAEASSLPLHNVSDGILQRIGKTCSQLAEQQQISEWRYVNLEQRLRGLSQAQAVCERIKTTPLPFPYTLLLHRTIYIFCILLPFAMAEPLGWLAPIFTLIVSYTFFGLDAISDELEDPFGRDENDLPTDAMVRTLERELLSATGRKDLPPPLLPVDFVLS; the protein is encoded by the coding sequence ATGATCGTCCATCCCAAACCCAACCTGCTCAACGTCCTGGTGTCCCTGAAAGGCTCGATCGCCAAGCGCATTGCCCGGCGCAGCGTAATGGTCACTGTGCTCGCCTCGCTGATCGTACTGGTGGAGAACCTGCACCCGGCGTTCTTCGCCAAGGTCAACGCCACGCCCTTCACCCTGCTGGGTATTTCCCTGTCGATCTTCATGAGCTTTCGCAACAACGCCTGCTACGACCGCTGGTGGGAGGGGCGCAAGGCCTGGGGCGAGATGATCATCGAAGTGCGCTCGTTCATTCGCGAGAGCGTGGTGATTGCCGACCCGCAGACCCGCAATAGCTTGTTGCTGGCACTGTGTGGTTTTGCCCATGCGCTCAACGCCAGGTTGCGTGGCGAAGATGAGCTGCAGGCGGCGCAGCCCTGGGTGGCCGAGGCGTCGAGCTTGCCGCTGCACAATGTCAGCGACGGCATTTTGCAGCGCATCGGCAAGACCTGCTCGCAACTGGCCGAGCAACAGCAGATCAGCGAATGGCGTTACGTCAATCTGGAGCAGCGCCTGCGTGGTTTGTCGCAAGCGCAGGCGGTATGCGAACGGATCAAGACCACGCCGCTACCCTTCCCTTATACCCTGCTGCTGCACCGCACCATCTACATCTTCTGCATCCTGCTGCCGTTCGCCATGGCCGAGCCGCTGGGCTGGCTGGCCCCGATTTTCACCTTGATCGTCAGCTACACCTTCTTCGGCCTGGATGCGATCAGCGACGAGCTGGAGGACCCGTTTGGCCGCGATGAAAACGACCTGCCTACCGATGCCATGGTGCGTACGCTGGAGCGTGAGCTGCTGAGTGCGACCGGGCGCAAGGACCTGCCGCCGCCGCTGTTGCCGGTGGATTTTGTCTTGAGCTGA
- the moaB gene encoding molybdenum cofactor biosynthesis protein B, with protein sequence MSIKLDAVFVPLNIAVLTVSDTRSFDNDTSGELLASRAVEMGHRLVERVLLKDDLYKIRAQVAGWIAEEDVQVVLITGGTGFTGRDSTPEAVACLFDKHIDGFGELFRALSILDIGTSTVQTRALAGLANGTLVCCLPGSTGACRTAWEGILADQLDARHRPCNFVAHLKPGTLCESRQ encoded by the coding sequence ATGAGTATCAAACTGGATGCGGTGTTCGTGCCGCTGAATATTGCCGTGCTGACCGTCAGTGACACCCGCAGCTTCGACAACGACACCTCCGGCGAACTGCTCGCCAGCCGCGCCGTAGAAATGGGCCATCGCCTGGTTGAGCGGGTGCTGCTCAAGGATGACCTGTACAAGATTCGCGCCCAGGTGGCCGGCTGGATTGCCGAGGAAGACGTGCAGGTCGTGCTGATCACCGGCGGTACCGGTTTTACCGGGCGTGACAGTACCCCGGAGGCGGTGGCCTGTCTGTTCGACAAGCACATCGATGGTTTTGGCGAGCTGTTCCGCGCCTTGTCGATCCTTGACATCGGCACCTCCACCGTCCAGACCCGGGCCCTGGCGGGCTTGGCCAACGGCACCCTGGTGTGCTGCCTGCCGGGCTCCACCGGCGCCTGCCGGACGGCCTGGGAAGGCATCCTGGCCGATCAGCTGGATGCCCGCCATCGCCCTTGCAACTTCGTCGCCCACCTCAAGCCTGGCACGCTGTGCGAATCGCGCCAGTGA
- a CDS encoding LysR family transcriptional regulator, producing MDIKQLKFLLALDQTRHFGQAAALCHITQPTLSMRLRNLEDELGLVLVTRGQRFEGFTEAGERILAWARTLLAAYDGLQAEAASCRGQIVGSLRLGMVPLSSFNPMQFLQPLAQRYPELQFQLSSLSSEQITEGLSRNQLDLGICYLDQINSAYFEVIELGTTRMGLLYDVRHFQFDDAELAWEAVSAVPLGLLSKGMHYRQSVDLSFRSRNLQPHAVLESDSSYQLIQAACAGICCAIMPLDYGLEGLSEHLRIVPISAASVHAPIGLLLRRTEPRSAIAQKCFAEVQALLNSELKPA from the coding sequence ATGGATATCAAACAACTGAAGTTTCTCCTCGCCCTGGACCAGACCCGTCACTTCGGTCAGGCCGCCGCGCTGTGCCATATCACCCAGCCGACCCTGTCGATGCGCCTGCGTAACCTGGAAGACGAACTGGGCCTGGTGCTGGTAACCCGTGGCCAGCGTTTTGAAGGCTTTACCGAGGCCGGCGAGCGTATCCTGGCCTGGGCCCGCACCCTGCTGGCCGCCTATGACGGTTTGCAGGCCGAAGCCGCCAGCTGCCGCGGGCAGATCGTTGGCAGCCTGCGCCTGGGCATGGTGCCGCTGTCGAGCTTCAATCCCATGCAGTTTCTCCAGCCCCTGGCCCAGCGCTATCCGGAGCTGCAGTTCCAGCTGTCCTCCTTGAGCTCCGAGCAGATCACCGAGGGTTTGAGCCGCAACCAGCTGGACCTGGGCATCTGCTACCTGGACCAGATCAACAGCGCCTACTTCGAAGTCATCGAGCTGGGCACCACGCGCATGGGCCTGCTCTATGACGTGCGCCACTTTCAGTTCGACGATGCCGAGTTGGCCTGGGAAGCTGTCAGCGCCGTGCCCCTGGGGCTGCTGAGCAAAGGCATGCATTATCGCCAGTCGGTCGACCTGAGCTTTCGCAGCCGCAACCTGCAACCCCATGCGGTGCTCGAAAGCGACTCCAGCTACCAGTTGATCCAGGCCGCCTGCGCCGGCATATGCTGCGCGATCATGCCGCTGGATTACGGCCTGGAAGGCTTGAGTGAGCACCTGCGCATCGTGCCGATCAGTGCGGCCAGCGTGCACGCACCGATCGGCTTGCTGCTGCGCCGCACCGAACCGCGTTCGGCGATCGCGCAAAAGTGCTTTGCCGAGGTTCAAGCGCTACTCAACAGCGAGTTGAAACCGGCGTAA
- a CDS encoding Dyp-type peroxidase: MNNDIPEPQAVCSPITSSAIFMVATLAPGSDALQTVREWCADIAGLTRSVGKRVPAGNLSCVCGFASSAWDQLFGGPRPAALHPFREFGVEGRRAPVTPGDILLHIRAEQMDLCFELATQLMTALGDAVKVVDEVQGFRYFDMRSIVGFVDGTENPVGRQVPKFTLIGDEDPAFSGGSYVLVQKYLHNMKAWNELSVEAQERVIGRTKLSDIELGDEVKPSNSHSALTTITDENGEELKILRDNMPFGRPGAGEFGTYFIGYARSPAPIELMLENMFVGRPVGNYDRLLDFSSAVTGGLFFVPSAELLEDLAERTPG, from the coding sequence ATGAACAACGATATTCCTGAACCCCAAGCGGTGTGCAGCCCGATCACCAGCAGCGCGATTTTCATGGTCGCCACCCTGGCGCCCGGCAGTGATGCGCTGCAAACCGTGCGTGAATGGTGCGCCGATATCGCCGGCCTGACCCGCTCGGTCGGCAAGCGCGTGCCGGCGGGCAACCTGTCGTGCGTCTGCGGTTTTGCCTCCAGTGCCTGGGACCAGCTGTTCGGCGGCCCACGACCCGCGGCCTTGCACCCGTTCCGTGAGTTCGGCGTAGAAGGGCGCCGGGCACCGGTAACGCCCGGCGATATCCTTTTGCACATTCGCGCAGAGCAGATGGACCTGTGCTTTGAGCTGGCCACCCAGCTGATGACGGCCTTGGGCGATGCGGTCAAGGTGGTGGATGAAGTGCAGGGTTTTCGCTATTTCGACATGCGCAGCATCGTCGGCTTTGTCGATGGCACCGAGAACCCGGTCGGCCGCCAGGTGCCCAAGTTTACCCTGATCGGCGATGAAGACCCGGCGTTCAGCGGTGGCAGCTATGTATTGGTACAGAAGTACCTGCACAACATGAAAGCCTGGAACGAGCTGAGCGTCGAGGCGCAGGAGCGGGTGATCGGCCGCACCAAACTGTCAGACATCGAACTCGGTGACGAGGTCAAACCGAGCAACTCCCACAGCGCCCTGACCACCATCACCGACGAGAACGGCGAAGAGCTGAAGATCCTGCGTGACAACATGCCGTTCGGCCGCCCTGGTGCGGGGGAGTTCGGCACCTATTTCATCGGCTATGCGCGCTCGCCCGCACCGATCGAACTGATGCTGGAGAACATGTTCGTCGGCCGCCCGGTGGGCAACTACGATCGCCTGCTGGATTTCAGCAGCGCAGTCACCGGCGGCTTGTTCTTCGTGCCCTCGGCCGAGCTGCTTGAAGATCTGGCCGAGCGCACACCAGGCTAG
- a CDS encoding YMGG-like glycine zipper-containing protein encodes MNRLPSIGLGLALSAVCAQGWAETVVPIKGQSAQQVQVDINDCHNVAASSTSTQPHVGGRVRGAAVGAAAGAVGAQVRGNQHDEVYDRVDDDVKQQYRQNRAGETAAAGAVVGGARQRQERREDRRTSESTSASAYTSCLQNKGYQVTP; translated from the coding sequence ATGAACAGGTTGCCATCCATCGGCCTGGGCCTGGCTTTGTCGGCTGTGTGTGCCCAGGGCTGGGCCGAAACCGTGGTACCGATCAAGGGCCAAAGCGCCCAGCAGGTGCAGGTCGATATCAACGATTGCCATAACGTTGCCGCCAGTTCCACGAGCACCCAGCCCCATGTCGGGGGCCGGGTACGCGGTGCTGCGGTGGGGGCTGCTGCCGGAGCCGTAGGCGCTCAGGTGCGTGGTAACCAGCACGATGAGGTCTACGATCGAGTCGACGACGACGTCAAACAGCAATACCGGCAGAACCGTGCCGGTGAAACCGCCGCTGCCGGCGCGGTAGTCGGCGGCGCCCGGCAGCGTCAGGAGCGACGCGAGGACCGGCGCACCAGCGAGTCAACCAGCGCCTCGGCCTACACCAGTTGCCTGCAGAACAAGGGGTACCAGGTCACGCCATAG